The stretch of DNA GGCCCGCTAAGCCACtgacatccggagctgcggactacctagcgggtttaccggggctcgggctcgaaaagcaggagaaggaacggggtggtttttagtcagaaagagtctgacactccctctcgcctcgcccaaggcgagagaagtcattggacgattttccccgctcaaaagaAAAAACGCCACTGACATGTAATATGTTTGATATCCCTCTGAAACACGACACTGGTAAGTGGTAACCGCAATCACAAAtatcaagtaaaaaaataaaatatatctacctAAAAATCTCCTTCACAACAGCCTTAGTAGTAAATGTAGCGAGACTAAACCCCGACTAAACAGTAGATAGTCTTGTAGCTAATGTAGTGTAGTACCTACGGCTGATTACTGGCTTACACTAATTGGGCGTATCTAGCACGTCCAACGGTTCAATTCATTACGGATATCGGTAACTGATACGGAATAATGAGGATTAACAACGATTTTTCTAGTTGAAATCAGTGataaataacctttttttacCCCCAAAAGTTGAACGTACTCACTGTGTCTCCTCACCTAGGGGAGATGAAAGGGACTGTATTTTTTTAGCAAACCCTCCTaatggtagatgactaatttttaattcaatgtccgtcttatagattattttaaaacattagacacgtatttttagttttcttatggaaacaaatactttcaaagatattatGTCGATTTGAAATACCGCGTGACATTACTTCTAGGTACGATATTAtatgtacgtagaaatgacgtatttgctccctctcctaaactttgattcgttttatctaagtattgttatcttatatgacaaaataattttcattacatAACTGACGGAGTAAATAGacttttaatttccataccccgtcatcatccctattgctaaGGAATCTCTAAGTTAAAATAGGTACCACTTAACGGcattttggttttcaccaatATTTAAGTAACGGTAGGTGtgtacaagtaaggggttagtttaggtgctacgttATCCTTAGAAACTTTCAGTTAAGAGATGGTTTAGGGGTGGTtcattagactcttactgactggcCAGGGCTGCGGACAACCATACTGATTACCAAGGTTCCGGATCGAAACAGAAGTTggagcggggtggttttaagtcagtaggagtctgacactccctttcacctttAATTTAATGATTCTCCCCCCTGAAAATCAAGAATTTCTTATTACAAGCCCTTAGTCAAACCCCTTTCAAACTCTCAAGTGGGttattttttttgagtggagaaaatcattcaatgccaCTCACAACACTCCCGCCtcgggcaaagcgagagggagggtcagactcttactgacaaaaaaccaccccgttcctactcctgcttctcgagctcgaactccggtaacccgctaggtagtccgcagctccggatcaggcatcaatcCTACTGAGTctcatctatggtggtctgattgctctttgaggcgcgcgcggaacgcaacgcacCGTACGGACGtctctggttctggtcgggccaCGAGTTCGCACCCGCACAAACTCTCAAGTGCGTGcaggaaataaatatttcgcGGCAAAGGTACATAGAGAAGCGAGGTGTGGATCTTCACCGCACTAAATGCACTCAAATTTTGGAACACAAATCCTTACATTTGTCCAGCGATTGATAAAATAACAATCGATTTTATCGATTAGCGTACTAAGATAGTTATTATCTGCTAAGCCACGAAGCGTATCAAAAACCCCCTAATGCAGTGTTGCTAAACAAAACCGCATAAATACTCTAAGGAAGCAAGATCCAGTGGTAGATGCTAGTTGTGTTTCCAAGATGACCGGCCTTTACTTGTTTGGGTTACTCCTCATCATTGGTCTCGCTCAGGTACCTTCTTAATTACTTACGATGAACATAAATGctattttttgtaaatgtgtATAATGTGGTGACAAGACCTCTGATTAATTGATGGTTCATTGACGTGcagtactatttaattttccatAAAATTAGCTTCCATTTTCCATTACAGTATCTGAGTGCAGTACCATTTAACGATTTTCTCCAAAACATTGCTTTTATTTTCCACCATTACTGTATATGAGTTTCTgactactatttttattaaaatctaatttaaaagtGTTTAAAAAGTTAGCTAACTTAGTTGGAGAACCATTTTTGTTAagattcaattaatttatgttaacaGAAATCCAAATATATTCTTCTATCCTTTCTAAATTCTAGTGCGAGCCGATCGAACCTGAGATCGCATATATCGGAGATTCTCTTCGAGGTAAGAGTTttctatcaaaaatattttatttttatggatatAACCATGGTCACAACTATTAATCTTATTTAATGTCCAGGATCTAGAATCGTGGGCGGCTGGGAGGCTGTGAATGGCCAGTTTCCTTACACCGCCAGCATTCGTGGAGTTGGGCCTACAGGAGGTGTGGCTGGATGTACCGGCTCCATACTCTCCAATGAATGGATCCTCACTGCTGCTCACTGTCTGGCCAGGTTCTTATACAAtactatataagtttttaagctgacatggtcactagtaatatcattagaacttagaacgggatatttaccatgtttattcgtttttatgagtttccaatatttcggcactgttgcaagcgccatgatcacggatgaactgttcaGTTCATCGGATGATGAATATCCCGTtctaagttctaatgatattatacaatactttttGGTCTTACCTCAAGAATTTACCATTTCAACTGTTTTTGGTTGAATAAAATCACTTAAATGAACATGGTCGTTGCTGATATTTGGAATTGATTTACTCATATACCATTTAAGTGAAACCCTGAAAAACCATCCTATCACAAAAACTTATAGATTTTTTACCACAAAACCCCTCAACACTCACTGACGAAACACCCATTGTCTGTCACACCCATTCATTGTCTGTCACACCCATGCCTTCTCTGTCACACCCATTCATTGTCTGTCACACCCATTCGTTTTCTGTCACACCAATTTATGACTCTTCTTCTTCTAGCCGCTACACATTTGTTGTCCGACTAGGACACATAGACATCACGACTCCAGGGTACATGGTGGAAGCGACGGAGTGGTACGTCCACGATGATTACGACACAAACGACATACAAGTGCAGACTGATGACATTGGAGTCATAAAGCTGGACCGCTACATACCATATGGAGGTAGGGGTTTCTTACTAATCTTCTGAGGAAATAGATGTAATATGGTGAAGATCACAGTTGTGATTATGTTGAAAAAAAGAATCTTTCATCTGATCTGAATAATAAGTCGAATTTCTGTTCTGATCTCTAGACTAGATAATAATTACCATACTGCAATGTAGGATGTAAGTAGAGTGGTGATAGAAGAGTAGAATACTTTTCTCCTGACTAAGAGACTCCAACGGACTAAGGGACTTAAAACAAAGCTTGTAAGAGTTATAAGATCTATAAAGCCCACCCCCTCTGTGATCACTAAAGTAAGGGATAAAAAACATGCAAGGGGCCTCAATTCGCTTTGCCGCCACTGCTTGACAGCATTACTTCCTTCTCATAAACTTGAACGTTAAAAACTTGAAAACTGCGATTTCCAATTTATAAAGCGTACAAATTATAGCAATccctcttatgtagaagagGCTCATAATCCAGCAGTAGGCTATCACGGGCTGTTCATGAATATTCGTTCTTCTTCCTCAGACTACATCCAGCCAATCAGGCTACAGAGCAGTCAGCGTAACTTTGAGGAATATACCAACCTGCAGCTGACTCAAAGCGGGTATGGACGTACCGACGACTGGTGGGTTGGTAAGTGAAAAAAAACTtcttaacaacaaaaaaaaccgtttttaaactgacatggtcactaacactaacattagaatttaagacgggatatttaccatgtttatttatgtctatgagtttccgatatttcggcattgttgcaagcgccatgatcacggatgaactggaaactcatagacataaataaacatggtaaatatcccgtcttaagttctaatgttagaatAAGAAACCACTTTAtcaattcattttaataattcaatcaaaacatataaattatgttatacatTGGTAACATTGTTTCCAGAAATTGTTTCCAGTCTAGGGACTGCAAACAATTCTTCTTCATTCTTCTTCTTCATAAAATAGGGACCAAAATCTTGCGCTTTATCGTAGTAACCAATCTCTTATCTATCCTTAGCTGGATCCATCGTCCCCGACGTCCTGAGGTGGACCTACCAGCTCGGCATCTCTATAGAGGCCTGCCGCTCCTGGTACCCGACCAGCGAGATGATCGATGATCGAAGGACCGTCTGCGCGCAGTTCTACAATGACATCACACAAAACCCTTGCACGGTGGGATATTTAAATCTTACgatttgaaactttttttaaagaaaaggcATAGccattccattttttttaagtcagatatTTTCCCCAAAATatttctcctaagtctgaaaaatactatgctaaaaaccgcatcgCAATCGGTTTGGCCAAACGATAAtatccttttttttaagtcatttaaaaatcttgaaatttgaaatcttaaaatatgtattaatttactCCTAAGCTCGGAGATTcgagagctgcggactacctagcgtaaTTACTGGACTCtggcacgaaaagcaggagtaggaacggggtggtttttagtcagtaagagtctgacactccccttgcccaaggcgggagaagtcattagataattttcccccttaaaaaaggccgGAGATTACGGCAAACTCTAGAAAATGGACATAGTTCagaatattatgatattaatgaCAGTATACCGAAACCTGCTTCCCAACAACCACCTTAACTTaatcttctttattttattcccaGGGAGACAGTGGTGGTGCTCTAACATTGGTGGATCTTGACGGCAAACCCACACAGATCGGCATCATGAGCTTCGGATCCTGGCGCTGCAACCATCAGAACCCATCAGGTAAAAAGCACCTTATCATTTCTGTTTCTTCGTAAACTGGagcatcaacatcaacagcctagaaacaggccactgctgaccaaatgtctcttctcacgcggagaaagtttgagcattaatcgccacgtttgctcaatgccaGTAggcgattttaaaattatatttataaaaaagtcattTATATCTAGAGTTcagatatacaacgtgtaacaaaatacccatatacatcaagaagccctgatgaatacaggttgaatagaatctctacacaaagctGCTTCAGCttaaaattcgtttaaaaaaaaattgtaccaaatacttggtatcgcatggttcttgatttcaaatcatacaaacgtgtcacaacactacaaggGTCACTCGCTAGtgttacgaaacatttcttctatcaatctgatcgcctagtacctgtctacctaattttgattcgcgcggcgggcgtttggaaaaaatcataacttggtaccatgaaaacatgactttaaaaaacccttcccgtatcgtttgtaatgttgtctagaaaccgtgcacttgatattatgtataccccctttttgttacacgttgtataccaCAAAGTACCTACTAGTATATAAAAATCTACCAATATTTCCACCAGGTCACGTCCGTCCGGAGTACTACCACTCCTGGCTGGAGAGGACCACCGGCATCAACTTCGACTGGAACGTCGCAGACTTGAAGACCACGCCTGGTGGTAAAGACGAGAGCGAACAAATCAGATTTGTTGATaactaaaactgtaataatgttttaataaacgtAGCTATTGctttgtacaatattattttctattattggCACTTCGAATATGATTAATAACGTCTTTGATATGGTTAAAAGTCTTTATTGGACAGGCGTGTCCACACAGGGTGAGCAGCGAGCTACCcgtgctcgccgtccgcagaatTACGGTGAcgggagatcgtcacgcgattcCCGACGACTGTGTCCTGTGGATGCTGGGGAATGAGAAAGAAGAATCGTTCGCTCAAGCGCTCTCCTCCTCCTTAGCACAAATGAACTCCTTAGAAAGTAGTGCCAACTTCATTTGTTACTAAGTGAAAACAAACATCGAATGAATAACGTATTTCATATTACCATAGCCGTAAAGATAAGACAATTAAATCAGTAAATTAATTAcgatttacatttaatatgtaaCGATAATTACATTATCTGCTAATCCTCTGACGGTGTTGCGCGGATTACACACATTATATAGCTGAGAACACAAGCTTCACTGGTTGTTTTACAAAGATGGCCGTCCTGTACCTTCTTGGATTATTCCTCGTCGTTGGTCTCGCTCAGgtaaatacctaaattaatattagtatttacaTTAAATCTTCAAATtaccaatcaatcaatcaaaatgccatttatcatttaaatcatcaaaatataataatataataatggcaTTTTGATTGATATGTATTTTACATACTTAAGACCGATACGAACGGCGTGGTTTtaagtcaggaagagtctgacaccccctttcACCCAGCGAAAGCAAGTCATTGAATAACGTATGTTGCTCCCGTGTCCGGGAGTCATTAATTGGGTTTGccagtcaccccctgcctgtttatccgtatgtatcatcatgtcaaatcatccaatggcttctcttgccttaggagtgtcagactcttactgactaaaaaccaccctattcctaatcctgctcttcgagccggagccccggtaacccgctaggcaggcCGCAGCTCCGAAGTTACCATATCTACCAGTCCATTAGCCACTCACAACCACAACCCAATCATTTTCCTCCATATTGTACAATAGTACTACCTCAAAGGAGGATTGTTCTTTAGTGACTATTAAATAGTGCATAGAGAGATGATATTTGTCGGTTGAAATCCTTTATTTcttctacctttttttttttgagggaggaaaatcatccaatggcttctctcgctttgggcgaggcgagaaggagtgtcagactcttactgacttaaaaccaccccattcttactcctgctcttcgagccggagctccggtaatccgtcaggcagtccgcagctctgaaggctgtccgcagctccggagttaCCATATCTACCAGTCCATTAACCACCCACAAGCATCACCCAATCATTTTCTTCCATATTGTaaaatagtcctgcatcaatcTTCTTTAGTATACTTTTATAGTGCATAGAGGGATGATAATTATCGGCTAAAATCCCATTTCTTTCTCCTACCTAAcgtaaaattgttcaacgggcttCAGCGAGTTGGCTTCTACGACTTAATAGGATAGAATATGATAGGATGATGAGAACTTGATGGGGAAAAaccaagataataaatatacaaatattgatatcgtaaattatcaaaattatctGGCGTACCATTAGTCTGGGTGTACAAAGtcacaaaaaaatcattatcATATGACAAAGACTTGGTCACGGaagaaagttaataaataacgaAGTAAATGAACACATTAGAAGGGAGGAAAGTgaaatattaagtctttgactgccaatagaaaactgttgaaggcaaatcctccgctaacgtcggtcaccggtgaccaccacggcgttcaatgtgtcaATTAAAgcagttaatttattaatcaacTTCTTAGTTCTTAGTCTACAGTTTAAGTTCTTGATAGCATGGACATAGACCAGTGAGTGTTTTAAAACGCAAGGTGATGACATCGGAGTGCTGAAGCTGGACCGATATGTTCTTTACAGCAGTTGTTTGTTTCAACGCGCTAATCtacggaactactggttcgatttgaataattctttttgtgttggatagtccatttactGAGGAGGACAGTGCTATGATATGAAGTTAAGTTAAGGAAGGAaagtgaaatattaattaaagcagtattttaaaacagaaaatcTTCTTTCTAAATTTCAGTGCGAGCCAGCTGAGCCAGAGATTGCTTACATCGAAGATTCTCTTCGAGGTAAgagtcttttttatggaatacgtcggtaaacgagcagacggattacctgatggtgatggtaagcaattgccgccgcctatggacacccgaaacaccagaagtgttaccTACTTGTttgttgcctgccttttggaggttagttagtttaagggttattggggaatcgaggattgggatgtaattgggccttcggtaaccccACATAGTGAAACACGTcacaagcgttgcttcacgtcgattttctgactcatggtatcacaccggtcgagccggctcattcgtggtgaagcatgactcttccacACTAACCTAAAGTCAATTTTTAAGACATTCTTATTAATACTTATCATTAAAAAGGCCTATAGATAATTcgcatttttatacaaaaattcgTCTTGGCAACGAATGACGTTGAAATTTTTGAATAGAAAAAGTACCCTAATTTCAAAAGACATTGTTAAAAATCCTATAACGAATTTTCAGGATCAAGAATCATCGACGGATGGGTGGCCGTAAACGGGCAGTTTCCACACACCGTCAACATCCGCAGTGTGGGAGATACTGGCTTAGTGAGTGCATGCACCGGCTCCATACTCACCAACGTGTGGATCCTCACTGCTGCCCACTGTCTGGCCAGGTTGGTAAACACATCATCCCTTAGCTAACAACACCGTTCAAGTTGAAAATTGGCGGTTTTTACATTGTAATGCCATTGGATGAAGCTGCGCATTGCGCGTCGAACCATTCGTCTCATGATATAGATTAAGAAGCTCATCCCATTATCTTAATGGACTATGGCTATATGGCTATTTTTTGTGTGAGTGACAGCGCTCAAGTCGGTTGGCGTCGCAACACCGCGCAGTTTTTTTCGTCTCCTGTAAAGTTGGTAAAAATGACTTAAGCGGTGTTGTAAGCTAAGGGACGACATGTAGCCTTTAATCCATCTAAACAAAcataccggaggcccaattccccccttcccaaactaCCAGAgtcccaattccccccttcccaatcttcccaatccccgattccccaacaacccttaaattcctatccccaaaacgccggcaacgcacttgcaaagcttctggtgtttcaagtgtccatgggcggcggctattgcataccattaggtgatacgtctgcacgtttaccggtgTGTTGCATAAAAAAAACACGGAAATAATAAGTAGACTAGACTTAAAAATCATTACTTAATCTATCAAAGTGCTTTGTCCTTATCACACCAATTAAATAAGTCCTTGATAAAACTTATCATGACATTGATACACCATTGCGTATGTCTTTCCGCAAGAGATCATCTTCACTGAAAATTAGACACCGCAAAAAGATAATACTCAAGTTTAAAGTTATGGTTTACACCTTTTCGACTCTTAtatactactagctacttccgcgcagtttcacccgctctgctcggcccctattggtcatagcgtgatgttttatagcctatagccttcctcgataaatggactatccaacacaaaaagaattattcaaatcggaccagtagttccggagattagcgtgttaaaacaaacaaacaaactcttcagctttataatattagtatagtatagatttctGATCTGGGCTCAAAgctgcccccgccaagtcgagcaaaaaagcgattgacttggccatcgcatgaaaacacaagtatacctacttgtTTTTACATtctcgtattatattgtttaatctATTGCATGATTACGTGGGAAAACCAAGTCGatctatattatttaaaacgtaaaataaatgtaatattgatatgataacaataagTAATTAAGACAGAAAGGTCCCTAAAGTAGagactaaataaattacatggatatcacaactttttacggtagaaaaactGAGGTGCGAGGATTGggtgtttttgatggtatacaatatttttctaacgAATTGAGCcacaaatattactaaaatacggacggacggacagacagacatgacgaatctttATGTTCCGTTTTtatgccatttggctacggaacacATGACAGTTCctaaataaatttctttaaaacttcaccgttattaatataaaagccagcagaccaccacagatggggcccagtagggctgatacccaATATAGAGCCGTGGTAGACCTGATAGGTTGCTGAGACTctagctcgaagagcaggaataagaacgggatggttttaagtCATAACTGACTTGGCACACCCtgttgcctcacccaaggcggaagaagacattgaTGAATTTCCCctcaaacaaaaatgttataatttttttttatgaaacaaatatcGGTTATCTTACCGCAGACGTATTtattacctgatagtaagcaatcgccgccgcccatggatacctgaaacaccagagacattagaagtgcgttgccggatttTTGAGAgttagaatttaagggttgttgttcgggaatcggggattgggaagattgggaaggggagaatcgggcctccggtaacctcactcacacaacgaaacacaacgcaagcgttgtttcacgtcggttttctgtgaggcgttggtatcactccgatcgagtcggcccattcgtgccgaagcatggctctcccacacaaaaTCTTTAAACTCTCACAACCCTTTTCATATTACTTCCAGGCGCTACACACACATAGTACGACTCGGAGACGTGGACATCTCGACCCCTGGCTACATGCTTGAGAGCCAGGAGAGGTACATCCACCACGGCTACGACCTGGAGGAAACCTCCGTGCAGACTGATGACATTGCAGTACTGAAGCTGGACCGTTACATCCCCTATAATGGTAGGTAGAAAGGAGGGAaccggggttggtctactaagaggacccggtgcctctTTTAGGTGCAGATGATGGCCActggggaggttttagtgaggtaaaaatcccacactcctagttttttccccaaaaagcaaggtgccttttgaaggtttcaccCAACAAAAATAGGATgatttaagttaattatttttctttctttctcctTGCCTGATAGCAGTATCTATACGTATAgtctacactaatatataaaactgaaaagtttgtttgtttgaacgtgttAATCTcgggaactactggtccgatttc from Spodoptera frugiperda isolate SF20-4 chromosome 11, AGI-APGP_CSIRO_Sfru_2.0, whole genome shotgun sequence encodes:
- the LOC118274984 gene encoding collagenase; its protein translation is MTGLYLFGLLLIIGLAQCEPIEPEIAYIGDSLRGSRIVGGWEAVNGQFPYTASIRGVGPTGGVAGCTGSILSNEWILTAAHCLASRYTFVVRLGHIDITTPGYMVEATEWYVHDDYDTNDIQVQTDDIGVIKLDRYIPYGDYIQPIRLQSSQRNFEEYTNLQLTQSGYGRTDDWWVAGSIVPDVLRWTYQLGISIEACRSWYPTSEMIDDRRTVCAQFYNDITQNPCTGDSGGALTLVDLDGKPTQIGIMSFGSWRCNHQNPSGHVRPEYYHSWLERTTGINFDWNVADLKTTPGGKDESEQIRFVDN